A window from Rhea pennata isolate bPtePen1 chromosome 1, bPtePen1.pri, whole genome shotgun sequence encodes these proteins:
- the AMER2 gene encoding APC membrane recruitment protein 2 isoform X2 yields the protein MDSHCDCAEPPAVEQPSGKINKTAFKLFKRRKSGSPMPSIFGVKNKGGDGKGAAKTGMVRSKTHDGLADAVLESSKKEEPSGGGEQQSKDANPRAAAGLGVSSSSSVAKSHSFFSLLKKNGRSDNGKGESAEPRAGGRQKKGLKGIFSSMRWHKKDKNGKEERGESSEIPSGLIMPGSLTASLECIKEETPKPLPETQNSAGEICIEPSVEKPGGDPHASAKEPDVRDGEPQDSSPPPGEDPPAAATRPEELCPERPDPGAGEVGTAKDAAITGCGDIIADQEEEVGSGSGGCEKSTPGASKLGASKKHPTMVAYQGGGEEMATPDQVDDTYLQEFWDMLSQTEEHGPDTQMGGGGGGGGGGTRTPDGLKETRGTEGAQNRVVVKRSGLNQIPIHVNHKEEQKGREKEQQEGVPNSDEGYWDSTTPGPEEDSTTSIQKETIPRDSYSGDALYDLYAEPDENPPGGPSDEEVTCVQRSKPVSPITTTCSLKTPSSAMKDSKIPISIKHLASHPASHATDASNSHHVAHHHLAKSEIHRTKIPVSKVLVRRVSNRGLAGTTVKAATYQDSAKK from the exons ATGGACTCGCACTGTGATTGTGCCGAGCCCCCGGCCGTGGAGCAGCCGTCGGGCAAGATCAACAAAACCGCCTTCAAACTGTTCAAGAGGAGGAAATCGGGCAGCCCCATGCCGAGCATCTTCGGGGTGAAAAACAAAGGTGGGGACGGGAAAGGCGCTGCCAAAACGGGGATGGTGCGGAGTAAGACTCACGACGGATTAGCCGACGCcgtgctggagagcagcaagaaggaggaaccgagcggcggcggcgagcagcAGAGCAAGGATGCGAACCCCCGGGCGGCAGCCGGCCTCGGCGTCTCGTCCAGCAGCTCGGTGGCCAAGTCGCACAGCTTCTTCTCCCTGCTGAAGAAGAACGGGAGGTCGGACAACGGCAAGGGGGAGAGCGCCgagccgcgggccggcggcagACAAAAGAAGGGGCTGAAAGGGATCTTCAGCAGTATGCGGTGGcataaaaaggacaaaaacggcaaggaggaaaggggggaaagCTCGGAAATCCCATCCGGTCTCATTATGCCGGGGTCGCTGACTGCCAGCTTGGAGTGCATCAAAGAGGAGACCCCGAAACCTTTGCCTGAAACCCAGAACAGCGCCGGAGAAATTTGCATTGAACCATCTGTCGAGAAACCCGGCGGAGACCCGCACGCCTCGGCCAAGGAGCCTGACGTGAGAGACGGGGAGCCGCAGGACAGCAGCCCCCCACCAGGGGAGGATCCTCCTGCCGCTGCTACCCGACCCGAGGAGCTCTGCCCCGAGCGACCGGACCCGGGCGCGGGAGAGGTTGGGACTGCCAAGGACGCGGCCATAACAG GCTGCGGAGATATTATTGCAGACCAGGAGGAGGAAGTGGGCAGCGGGAGTGGCGGCTGTGAGAAGAGCACCCCCGGGGCCAGCAAGCTGGGCGCCTCCAAGAAGCACCCCACCATGGTGGCCTACcaaggaggaggggaggagatgGCAACTCCGGACCAGGTGGATGACACCTACCTTCAGGAGTTTTGGGATATGCTGTCACAGACAGAGGAACACGGCCCAGACACCcagatgggaggaggaggaggaggaggtggaggagggaCAAGGACGCCTGACGGTTTGAAGGAGACCCGAGGTACTGAGGGGGCCCAGAACAGGGTGGTGGTGAAACGCAGTGGTCTCAACCAAATTCCCATTCATGTCAACCACAAAGAGGAGCAGAAGGGCAGGGAGAAGGAGCAGCAAGAAGGTGTCCCAAACAGCGACGAGGGCTACTGGGATTCCACTACCCCCGGGCCCGAGGAAGACAGCACCACGAGCATCCAGAAGGAGACGATTCCCAGGGACAGCTACAGTGGGGATGCTCTCTACGACCTCTATGCCGAGCCAGATGAGAACCCACCAGGGGGGCCTTCTGACGAAGAGGTCACCTGTGTGCAACGCTCCAAGCCCGTGTCGCCAATAACCACCACATGCTCACTGAAAACACCCTCAAGCGCCATGAAGGACTCCAAGATACCCATCAGCATCAAACACCTTGCGTCGCATCCTGCCAGCCATGCAACAGATGCCAGCAACAGCCATCACGTCGCTCACCATCACCTGGCCAAAAGTGAGatacacagaacaaaaatcCCTGTCTCTAAAGTACTGGTGCGCCGGGTCAGTAACAGGGGCTTAGCAGGGACAACAGTTAAAGCTGCCACATACCAGGACAGTGCCAAAAAGTAG
- the AMER2 gene encoding APC membrane recruitment protein 2 isoform X1, with translation MDSHCDCAEPPAVEQPSGKINKTAFKLFKRRKSGSPMPSIFGVKNKGGDGKGAAKTGMVRSKTHDGLADAVLESSKKEEPSGGGEQQSKDANPRAAAGLGVSSSSSVAKSHSFFSLLKKNGRSDNGKGESAEPRAGGRQKKGLKGIFSSMRWHKKDKNGKEERGESSEIPSGLIMPGSLTASLECIKEETPKPLPETQNSAGEICIEPSVEKPGGDPHASAKEPDVRDGEPQDSSPPPGEDPPAAATRPEELCPERPDPGAGEVGTAKDAAITGDIPIKTIPLVEPECDSGQETAAAPDPSSVDPPSEQSIDRICLMFADVTSLKSFDSLTGCGDIIADQEEEVGSGSGGCEKSTPGASKLGASKKHPTMVAYQGGGEEMATPDQVDDTYLQEFWDMLSQTEEHGPDTQMGGGGGGGGGGTRTPDGLKETRGTEGAQNRVVVKRSGLNQIPIHVNHKEEQKGREKEQQEGVPNSDEGYWDSTTPGPEEDSTTSIQKETIPRDSYSGDALYDLYAEPDENPPGGPSDEEVTCVQRSKPVSPITTTCSLKTPSSAMKDSKIPISIKHLASHPASHATDASNSHHVAHHHLAKSEIHRTKIPVSKVLVRRVSNRGLAGTTVKAATYQDSAKK, from the coding sequence ATGGACTCGCACTGTGATTGTGCCGAGCCCCCGGCCGTGGAGCAGCCGTCGGGCAAGATCAACAAAACCGCCTTCAAACTGTTCAAGAGGAGGAAATCGGGCAGCCCCATGCCGAGCATCTTCGGGGTGAAAAACAAAGGTGGGGACGGGAAAGGCGCTGCCAAAACGGGGATGGTGCGGAGTAAGACTCACGACGGATTAGCCGACGCcgtgctggagagcagcaagaaggaggaaccgagcggcggcggcgagcagcAGAGCAAGGATGCGAACCCCCGGGCGGCAGCCGGCCTCGGCGTCTCGTCCAGCAGCTCGGTGGCCAAGTCGCACAGCTTCTTCTCCCTGCTGAAGAAGAACGGGAGGTCGGACAACGGCAAGGGGGAGAGCGCCgagccgcgggccggcggcagACAAAAGAAGGGGCTGAAAGGGATCTTCAGCAGTATGCGGTGGcataaaaaggacaaaaacggcaaggaggaaaggggggaaagCTCGGAAATCCCATCCGGTCTCATTATGCCGGGGTCGCTGACTGCCAGCTTGGAGTGCATCAAAGAGGAGACCCCGAAACCTTTGCCTGAAACCCAGAACAGCGCCGGAGAAATTTGCATTGAACCATCTGTCGAGAAACCCGGCGGAGACCCGCACGCCTCGGCCAAGGAGCCTGACGTGAGAGACGGGGAGCCGCAGGACAGCAGCCCCCCACCAGGGGAGGATCCTCCTGCCGCTGCTACCCGACCCGAGGAGCTCTGCCCCGAGCGACCGGACCCGGGCGCGGGAGAGGTTGGGACTGCCAAGGACGCGGCCATAACAGGTGACATTCCAATAAAGACTATCCCCCTTGTTGAACCCGAGTGTGATAGCGGTCAAGAGACGGCAGCAGCCCCTGACCCTTCCTCTGTTGATCCACCCTCAGAGCAATCGATTGATCGTATTTGTTTGATGTTTGCTGACGTGACTTCACTGAAAAGCTTTGACTCTCTTACAGGCTGCGGAGATATTATTGCAGACCAGGAGGAGGAAGTGGGCAGCGGGAGTGGCGGCTGTGAGAAGAGCACCCCCGGGGCCAGCAAGCTGGGCGCCTCCAAGAAGCACCCCACCATGGTGGCCTACcaaggaggaggggaggagatgGCAACTCCGGACCAGGTGGATGACACCTACCTTCAGGAGTTTTGGGATATGCTGTCACAGACAGAGGAACACGGCCCAGACACCcagatgggaggaggaggaggaggaggtggaggagggaCAAGGACGCCTGACGGTTTGAAGGAGACCCGAGGTACTGAGGGGGCCCAGAACAGGGTGGTGGTGAAACGCAGTGGTCTCAACCAAATTCCCATTCATGTCAACCACAAAGAGGAGCAGAAGGGCAGGGAGAAGGAGCAGCAAGAAGGTGTCCCAAACAGCGACGAGGGCTACTGGGATTCCACTACCCCCGGGCCCGAGGAAGACAGCACCACGAGCATCCAGAAGGAGACGATTCCCAGGGACAGCTACAGTGGGGATGCTCTCTACGACCTCTATGCCGAGCCAGATGAGAACCCACCAGGGGGGCCTTCTGACGAAGAGGTCACCTGTGTGCAACGCTCCAAGCCCGTGTCGCCAATAACCACCACATGCTCACTGAAAACACCCTCAAGCGCCATGAAGGACTCCAAGATACCCATCAGCATCAAACACCTTGCGTCGCATCCTGCCAGCCATGCAACAGATGCCAGCAACAGCCATCACGTCGCTCACCATCACCTGGCCAAAAGTGAGatacacagaacaaaaatcCCTGTCTCTAAAGTACTGGTGCGCCGGGTCAGTAACAGGGGCTTAGCAGGGACAACAGTTAAAGCTGCCACATACCAGGACAGTGCCAAAAAGTAG
- the AMER2 gene encoding APC membrane recruitment protein 2 isoform X3, producing the protein MDSHCDCAEPPAVEQPSGKINKTAFKLFKRRKSGSPMPSIFGVKNKGGDGKGAAKTGMVRSKTHDGLADAVLESSKKEEPSGGGEQQSKDANPRAAAGLGVSSSSSVAKSHSFFSLLKKNGRSDNGKGESAEPRAGGRQKKGLKGIFSSMRWHKKDKNGKEERGESSEIPSGLIMPGSLTASLECIKEETPKPLPETQNSAGEICIEPSVEKPGGDPFDSLTGCGDIIADQEEEVGSGSGGCEKSTPGASKLGASKKHPTMVAYQGGGEEMATPDQVDDTYLQEFWDMLSQTEEHGPDTQMGGGGGGGGGGTRTPDGLKETRGTEGAQNRVVVKRSGLNQIPIHVNHKEEQKGREKEQQEGVPNSDEGYWDSTTPGPEEDSTTSIQKETIPRDSYSGDALYDLYAEPDENPPGGPSDEEVTCVQRSKPVSPITTTCSLKTPSSAMKDSKIPISIKHLASHPASHATDASNSHHVAHHHLAKSEIHRTKIPVSKVLVRRVSNRGLAGTTVKAATYQDSAKK; encoded by the exons ATGGACTCGCACTGTGATTGTGCCGAGCCCCCGGCCGTGGAGCAGCCGTCGGGCAAGATCAACAAAACCGCCTTCAAACTGTTCAAGAGGAGGAAATCGGGCAGCCCCATGCCGAGCATCTTCGGGGTGAAAAACAAAGGTGGGGACGGGAAAGGCGCTGCCAAAACGGGGATGGTGCGGAGTAAGACTCACGACGGATTAGCCGACGCcgtgctggagagcagcaagaaggaggaaccgagcggcggcggcgagcagcAGAGCAAGGATGCGAACCCCCGGGCGGCAGCCGGCCTCGGCGTCTCGTCCAGCAGCTCGGTGGCCAAGTCGCACAGCTTCTTCTCCCTGCTGAAGAAGAACGGGAGGTCGGACAACGGCAAGGGGGAGAGCGCCgagccgcgggccggcggcagACAAAAGAAGGGGCTGAAAGGGATCTTCAGCAGTATGCGGTGGcataaaaaggacaaaaacggcaaggaggaaaggggggaaagCTCGGAAATCCCATCCGGTCTCATTATGCCGGGGTCGCTGACTGCCAGCTTGGAGTGCATCAAAGAGGAGACCCCGAAACCTTTGCCTGAAACCCAGAACAGCGCCGGAGAAATTTGCATTGAACCATCTGTCGAGAAACCCGGCGGAGACCC CTTTGACTCTCTTACAGGCTGCGGAGATATTATTGCAGACCAGGAGGAGGAAGTGGGCAGCGGGAGTGGCGGCTGTGAGAAGAGCACCCCCGGGGCCAGCAAGCTGGGCGCCTCCAAGAAGCACCCCACCATGGTGGCCTACcaaggaggaggggaggagatgGCAACTCCGGACCAGGTGGATGACACCTACCTTCAGGAGTTTTGGGATATGCTGTCACAGACAGAGGAACACGGCCCAGACACCcagatgggaggaggaggaggaggaggtggaggagggaCAAGGACGCCTGACGGTTTGAAGGAGACCCGAGGTACTGAGGGGGCCCAGAACAGGGTGGTGGTGAAACGCAGTGGTCTCAACCAAATTCCCATTCATGTCAACCACAAAGAGGAGCAGAAGGGCAGGGAGAAGGAGCAGCAAGAAGGTGTCCCAAACAGCGACGAGGGCTACTGGGATTCCACTACCCCCGGGCCCGAGGAAGACAGCACCACGAGCATCCAGAAGGAGACGATTCCCAGGGACAGCTACAGTGGGGATGCTCTCTACGACCTCTATGCCGAGCCAGATGAGAACCCACCAGGGGGGCCTTCTGACGAAGAGGTCACCTGTGTGCAACGCTCCAAGCCCGTGTCGCCAATAACCACCACATGCTCACTGAAAACACCCTCAAGCGCCATGAAGGACTCCAAGATACCCATCAGCATCAAACACCTTGCGTCGCATCCTGCCAGCCATGCAACAGATGCCAGCAACAGCCATCACGTCGCTCACCATCACCTGGCCAAAAGTGAGatacacagaacaaaaatcCCTGTCTCTAAAGTACTGGTGCGCCGGGTCAGTAACAGGGGCTTAGCAGGGACAACAGTTAAAGCTGCCACATACCAGGACAGTGCCAAAAAGTAG